From Orcinus orca chromosome 3, mOrcOrc1.1, whole genome shotgun sequence, a single genomic window includes:
- the SKP2 gene encoding S-phase kinase-associated protein 2 isoform X5, translated as MHAFKTPEPADAMHRKHLQEIPDQSSNVTTSFTWGWDSSKTSELLSGMGVSALEKEEVDSENIPQELLSNLGHPQSPPRKRLKSKGNDKDFVIVRRPKLNRENFPGVSWDSLPDELLLGIFSCLCLPELLKVSSVCKRWYHLAFDEYLWQTLDLTGRNLHPDVVGRLLSRGVVAFRCPRSFMDQPFVERFSPFRVQHMDLSNSVIDVSTLHGLLSHCSKLQNLSLEGLQLSDPIVNNLAQNTNLVRLNLSGCSGFSESALKTLLSSCCRLDELNLSWCYEFTEKHVQVAVAHVSETVTQLNLSGYRKNLQRSVNSEKFPH; from the exons ATGCACGCATTTAAAACTCCCGAACCTGCGGACGCCATGCACAG GAAACACCTCCAGGAGATTCCCGACCAGAGTAGCAACGTTACCACCAGCTTCACGTGGGGATGGGATTCTAGCAAGACTTCTGAACTGCTTTCAGGCATGGGGGTCTCCGCCctggagaaggaggaggtggacAGTGAGAACATCCCCCAGGAACTGCTTTCAAACCTGGGCCACCCGCAGAGCCCCCCACGAAAACGGCTAAAGAGCAAAGGGAATGACAAGGACTTTGTGATTGTCCGCAGACCTAAGCTAAATCGAGAGAACTTTCCAG gTGTTTCATGGGACTCCCTTCCAGACGAGCTGCTCTTAGGAATCTTCTCCTGTCTGTGCCTCCCTGAACTTCTGAAAGTCTCCAGTGTTTGTAAGAGATGGTATCATCTAGC GTTTGACGAGTATCTCTGGCAGACCTTAGACCTCACGGGCAGAAACCTCCACCCAGATGTGGTTGGTCGGCTGCTGTCTCGAGGGGTGGTTGCCTTCCGCTGCCCACGATCGTTTATGGACCAACCGTTTGTTGAACGTTTCAG CCCTTTTCGTGTACAGCACATGGACCTGTCGAACTCGGTGATCGACGTGTCTACCCTCCACGGCCTTCTGTCTCACTGCTCCAAGTTGCAGAATCTCAGTCTAGAAGGCCTACAGCTTTCGGATCCCATTGTCAA CAATCTTGCTCAGAACACAAATTTGGTGCGATTAAACCTTTCTGGGTGTTCTGGATTCTCTGAATCTGCCCTGAAGACTTTGCTGAGCAGCTGTTGCAG ATTGGATGAACTGAACCTCTCCTGGTGCTATGAATTCACTGAAAAGCATGTGCAGGTGGCTGTCGCACACGTGTCAGAGACTGTCACCCAGCTGAATCTCAGCGGGTACCGAAAGAATCTGCAGAGATCGG